The window ATACTGATAGTGCAAATAAAATCATTCAAAAAGTGGACATCAACCTATATTCGCATATTGATAATTTGGTTGAGCAATATAAAGCATATAGTCATTTAAAAATTAGTTTTATGCCAGGAGATTCATCTACCTTGCATGCTGGATTATACGACAATAATGATAAGATAATAACAGCTGCAACATTCAATAGAAGAGGTATTTTGGTATATAATTCTATAAGAACTATTATATTTTCTTATTCGAATGGAACAGTTGATTTAATTAAGGCCGACTAATTCGATAGACATTTCCATTTAATTTTATGTATTGATTTTCATTCCATCACTGTTCTCACAATAGCTCCAAAATAAACCTTCATCGAAATATTCTAAAATGATCAAATGGATCCTTCGTCTTCTCGCTATCGGTGTTATTATCGCTTCACTTTTATATGTAGCCGCTTGTCACATCGCCCCGTATTCTATTATCAAACCGCACCGGCTGTCCCGTTCTGAGATCGAACAAATGTTTTCTCAGCGTTATCCGGATCAATTCGGATTGACCTTTGATACACTTTCAATTCCGGTAAACGATACGATCACGCTTAAAGGCTGGTTTTTGCATTCGATAACCGATAGCAATAAAGGTACTGTTTTCGTTTTACACGGAATCGCAAGTTGTAAAGAAGCGATGCTGCCGCTCGCAAGTAAATTTTGCCGGAACAATTACAATGTTGTATTGTTTGATTTGCGGACGCACGGCGAAAGCGGCGGCGAATATTGTACGTATGGATATTGGGAAAAACGCGACGTGGTTATTGTTATCGATTCTATTCAATCCAAATATCCGCAAGCCGCTCCATTCGCCATGTTTGGCAATTCGCTCGGCGCAGCCATTACTATTCAAACGCTGGCTATAGAGCCTCGCTTGACTTGTGCTGTTGTGGAAAGTCCTTTCGCAACATTACGGGAAGTTACGTCGGATTACTTGACGCGAATCATCAAAATACGTTGGCGCTCTTTTTCAAATGCGGCTTTGAATGAAGCAGGTTCCATTGCTAAGTTTCCCGTTGACGAAGTTCAACCCGAAATCGCAGCGTTTTCCATTCGCCAACCGGTTTTGGTGGTTCACGGTACAAAAGACAAACATATCTCGATCGAATACGGAAAAAGAGTTTATCATAATCTTCAATCTCCTTATAAAGAATTCTATGAAATATCCGAAGGTGACCATTATAATTTAATGACTGCAGGAGGAATTGAATATGAAAATAAAATCATGTCTTTCTTCGATCACTATTGTAAACCGTAATCACTTT of the bacterium genome contains:
- a CDS encoding lysophospholipase, which codes for MIKWILRLLAIGVIIASLLYVAACHIAPYSIIKPHRLSRSEIEQMFSQRYPDQFGLTFDTLSIPVNDTITLKGWFLHSITDSNKGTVFVLHGIASCKEAMLPLASKFCRNNYNVVLFDLRTHGESGGEYCTYGYWEKRDVVIVIDSIQSKYPQAAPFAMFGNSLGAAITIQTLAIEPRLTCAVVESPFATLREVTSDYLTRIIKIRWRSFSNAALNEAGSIAKFPVDEVQPEIAAFSIRQPVLVVHGTKDKHISIEYGKRVYHNLQSPYKEFYEISEGDHYNLMTAGGIEYENKIMSFFDHYCKP